From a single Oceanispirochaeta sp. M1 genomic region:
- the arfB gene encoding alternative ribosome rescue aminoacyl-tRNA hydrolase ArfB encodes MTKEDLIEAIQKEGKFSFSRSGGPGGQNVNKVNTKVLLTISPDNLECLSDEEIHRVKVKLPGRINSEGEFYIQFQEERSQLMNREKAVERMAELISQALVVKRKRKKTRPGRAAVQRRLDGKKKLSNKKKSRGAVRFHD; translated from the coding sequence ATGACCAAAGAAGATCTGATAGAGGCCATACAGAAAGAAGGTAAATTCTCATTTTCACGTTCGGGGGGACCGGGTGGTCAGAATGTGAATAAAGTTAATACTAAGGTCCTTCTTACGATCTCTCCGGATAATCTTGAATGCCTGAGTGACGAGGAGATTCATAGGGTAAAAGTCAAGCTGCCTGGCCGTATCAACAGTGAGGGTGAATTCTATATTCAGTTTCAGGAAGAGCGGAGTCAGCTGATGAACAGGGAAAAGGCCGTGGAGAGAATGGCTGAACTTATCAGTCAGGCTCTAGTGGTGAAGAGGAAAAGGAAAAAGACCCGACCCGGCAGGGCCGCTGTACAGAGAAGGCTGGATGGCAAAAAAAAACTGAGTAATAAGAAGAAAAGCCGGGGAGCTGTCAGGTTTCATGACTGA
- a CDS encoding TM1266 family iron-only hydrogenase system putative regulator: protein MEKRYGFVGITIENKDDHALQVQKVLSEYSEIILGRMGLPHLDDNRIAVITLIVQSSTDELGGLTGKLGRIPGVSVKSGLTKTN, encoded by the coding sequence GTGGAAAAGAGATACGGATTTGTAGGGATAACAATAGAAAATAAAGACGACCATGCTCTGCAGGTGCAAAAGGTGCTGTCCGAGTATTCAGAAATTATACTGGGGAGGATGGGTCTGCCTCATCTTGATGACAACAGAATTGCTGTCATTACCCTGATTGTTCAGTCCTCTACCGATGAACTGGGAGGGCTGACTGGAAAATTAGGCCGGATTCCGGGAGTTTCCGTTAAATCCGGCCTTACAAAAACGAATTAG
- a CDS encoding pentapeptide repeat-containing protein codes for MTLGEQPDFVGNERQLKILQKALEEENILIWNKFNNSNGPRFKANLKGINLSGLKLKEINLNRANLTAADLTATDLRFAKMEEVMLSGANLENADLRGANLNGADLSGSSLLNCNLSKAKLGRVNLNDADLKGADMTDASLTGAQVKPENLAKTIMSNTKLPGKIKIISKTDETSAPPWLKAKNEEEQRKAFRLNKEKEVADEIEKKQLRRLGIKKQPYGSWDDED; via the coding sequence ATGACACTTGGTGAACAGCCTGATTTTGTCGGTAATGAACGACAGTTGAAAATTCTGCAGAAAGCTCTGGAAGAAGAGAACATACTCATCTGGAATAAATTCAACAACAGTAACGGCCCCCGTTTTAAAGCCAATCTGAAGGGTATAAATTTATCCGGACTGAAACTGAAAGAGATCAACCTCAACAGGGCTAATCTAACAGCTGCCGATCTTACAGCGACAGACCTCCGTTTTGCCAAAATGGAAGAGGTCATGCTGTCCGGAGCAAATCTTGAAAATGCCGACCTCAGGGGTGCCAACCTCAATGGTGCAGATCTTTCAGGATCAAGCCTCTTAAACTGTAATCTATCCAAAGCAAAACTTGGTAGAGTAAACCTTAATGATGCTGACCTGAAGGGTGCCGACATGACCGATGCATCCCTTACAGGAGCTCAGGTAAAACCTGAAAATCTGGCCAAAACCATAATGAGCAATACTAAACTGCCCGGGAAAATTAAAATAATTTCCAAGACAGATGAGACAAGCGCACCTCCCTGGCTCAAGGCTAAAAATGAAGAAGAGCAACGCAAAGCCTTTCGTCTTAATAAAGAAAAAGAAGTAGCCGACGAAATAGAGAAAAAACAGCTTCGCCGGCTTGGAATTAAAAAGCAGCCCTACGGCTCCTGGGATGATGAGGACTGA
- the hcp gene encoding hydroxylamine reductase: MMSMFCYQCQEAAKGTGCEIKGVCGKEPETAALQDLLIYTLKGIAQVAGTARAQGKALPEADAAIMRGLFMTITNANFDNDVFVKTIIEDLALRDKLKGELGDLVPAELHDCATFTTLTATAMNEKAQTVGILATKNEDIRSLRELIIIGLKGVAAYAYHADHLTQQDESVLQFMYKALSSTLDDSLTVDELVALTLETGEKGVSVMALLDKANTETYGNPEITEVNIGVSTNPGILISGHDLRDMESLLKQTDGTGVDVYTHSEMLPANYYPSFKKYSHFIGNYGNAWWKQDKEFASFNGPILMTTNCITPPKDSYKDRMYTTGAAGFPGVKHIEEAASGDTDFSAVVEHAKKCKAPIEIETGTIVGGFAHSQVLALADKVVDAVKSGAIKQFFVMAGCDGRMKGRDYYSEFAKQLPSDTIILTAGCAKYRYNKLPLGDIGGIPRVLDAGQCNDSYSLAVTALKLKEVFELNDINDLPISYNIAWYEQKAVIVLLALLSLGIKDIHLGPTLPAFLSPNVAKVLIDNFGIAGIGEVEDDIKMFMGA; this comes from the coding sequence ATTATGAGTATGTTTTGTTACCAATGTCAGGAAGCAGCCAAGGGAACAGGTTGTGAGATTAAAGGAGTCTGTGGTAAAGAACCTGAGACTGCAGCCCTTCAGGATCTTCTGATCTATACATTGAAAGGAATCGCCCAGGTTGCCGGTACTGCCAGAGCCCAGGGTAAAGCCCTTCCCGAAGCTGACGCTGCTATCATGCGTGGTCTTTTCATGACCATCACCAATGCAAACTTTGACAATGATGTCTTTGTAAAAACTATCATCGAAGATCTTGCCCTCAGAGACAAACTGAAAGGCGAACTAGGTGACCTCGTACCCGCAGAGCTCCACGACTGTGCCACTTTTACAACTCTTACAGCTACTGCCATGAATGAAAAAGCACAGACTGTAGGTATTCTGGCTACAAAAAATGAAGATATCCGTTCTTTAAGAGAACTGATTATTATAGGCCTGAAGGGAGTGGCTGCCTACGCTTACCATGCCGATCACCTGACACAGCAGGATGAATCTGTACTGCAGTTTATGTACAAAGCTCTTTCATCAACCCTCGATGACAGTCTGACTGTTGATGAGCTGGTTGCTCTGACTCTGGAAACAGGAGAAAAGGGAGTTTCTGTCATGGCTCTCCTGGATAAAGCCAATACTGAAACCTACGGTAACCCCGAAATTACAGAAGTAAATATCGGAGTAAGCACAAATCCCGGTATCCTGATCTCCGGTCATGACCTGAGAGACATGGAAAGCCTGCTGAAACAGACAGATGGTACAGGTGTAGACGTATACACACACAGTGAAATGCTTCCTGCCAACTACTACCCCTCATTCAAAAAATACAGCCACTTTATTGGTAACTACGGTAATGCATGGTGGAAACAGGATAAAGAATTCGCATCATTTAATGGTCCCATTCTTATGACTACCAACTGTATTACTCCCCCCAAGGATAGCTATAAAGACAGAATGTACACTACCGGAGCTGCTGGTTTCCCCGGTGTAAAACATATTGAAGAAGCTGCTTCCGGAGATACAGATTTCTCGGCTGTTGTTGAACATGCGAAAAAATGCAAAGCACCCATAGAGATCGAAACCGGAACTATCGTCGGTGGATTCGCACACTCACAGGTTCTTGCTCTTGCCGACAAGGTAGTTGACGCAGTTAAATCCGGTGCCATCAAACAGTTCTTTGTTATGGCCGGATGTGACGGGAGAATGAAGGGCAGAGATTACTACAGTGAGTTCGCCAAACAGCTTCCCAGTGATACTATTATCCTCACTGCAGGATGCGCAAAATACCGTTACAACAAACTTCCCCTGGGTGACATCGGTGGAATCCCCAGAGTACTGGATGCGGGTCAGTGTAATGACTCCTACTCTCTGGCAGTAACAGCACTGAAGCTGAAAGAAGTATTTGAACTGAACGATATCAACGACCTGCCCATCAGCTACAATATTGCATGGTATGAGCAGAAAGCGGTTATCGTACTTCTGGCACTTCTCTCCCTGGGCATCAAAGACATCCACCTGGGACCAACACTCCCCGCATTCCTCAGCCCCAACGTGGCTAAGGTACTGATCGACAACTTCGGCATTGCCGGTATCGGTGAAGTTGAAGATGATATCAAAATGTTCATGGGTGCTTAA
- a CDS encoding methylglyoxal synthase, translated as MKKKTIGLVAHDNRKKDLIEWVEWNFSTLKNHKLICTGTTGKLVEQALKNKLAPRGGEELDITKLKSGPLGGDQQLGAMICNSEVDILIFLWDPMEPQPHDVDVKALLRISVLYNVPVANNRATADFMISSPLFEGDEYSPLLKDYSSYINRMD; from the coding sequence TTGAAAAAGAAAACAATCGGTTTGGTGGCACATGATAATAGAAAGAAAGATCTCATTGAATGGGTTGAGTGGAATTTCAGCACTCTTAAAAACCACAAACTGATCTGTACCGGAACAACAGGTAAACTGGTAGAACAGGCTCTTAAAAATAAACTGGCTCCCAGAGGCGGAGAGGAGCTTGATATTACCAAACTCAAGTCCGGTCCACTGGGGGGGGATCAGCAGCTTGGAGCCATGATCTGCAACTCTGAGGTGGATATATTGATATTCCTCTGGGATCCAATGGAGCCCCAGCCCCATGATGTTGATGTGAAGGCACTTCTGCGTATTTCTGTTTTATACAATGTCCCGGTTGCCAATAACAGGGCCACTGCAGATTTTATGATATCATCCCCTCTTTTTGAGGGAGATGAATACTCTCCGCTTCTGAAAGACTACTCTTCCTATATCAACAGGATGGATTAG
- a CDS encoding Crp/Fnr family transcriptional regulator has product MTRFQLIALSEVSLFKDVDIVKLDEFFSKIDISIRNYGNGQIILNQGDSCDDLTILLSGEAGACMTAPNGKLIRIETLKGPCAAATAILFSSEHSLPVSLIAEGELNMLSIPVELVLALMHEFPEFLKAYLRENGDKLVFLSEKIRLFQFKTLKQKLVGHILMLAARQGSDELRMIYSREDLSQLMAVARPSLSREISSLVNDGYIEAKGKIVRILDRKAMMSLLSEDRKR; this is encoded by the coding sequence ATGACCCGCTTCCAACTGATCGCTTTATCAGAGGTCTCTCTGTTTAAGGATGTTGATATAGTGAAGCTGGATGAGTTCTTTTCAAAAATTGATATTTCCATCCGTAATTATGGGAATGGTCAGATTATTCTGAATCAGGGTGATTCCTGTGATGATCTGACCATACTACTGTCGGGTGAGGCAGGAGCCTGCATGACGGCTCCTAACGGGAAGCTCATTCGAATTGAGACATTAAAGGGACCCTGTGCCGCCGCAACCGCCATACTGTTTTCTTCTGAACACAGCTTACCGGTCAGTCTTATTGCTGAAGGAGAACTGAATATGCTCAGTATTCCGGTAGAACTGGTTCTTGCCCTGATGCATGAGTTTCCTGAATTTCTGAAAGCATATTTGAGAGAGAACGGAGATAAACTTGTTTTTCTTTCAGAAAAAATAAGACTGTTTCAATTTAAAACCCTGAAACAGAAACTTGTGGGTCATATTCTTATGCTTGCAGCCAGGCAGGGGAGTGATGAACTCCGGATGATCTATTCCCGTGAGGATCTCTCACAGCTGATGGCGGTAGCCCGTCCCAGTCTGAGCAGGGAGATCTCATCCCTGGTTAATGACGGTTATATTGAAGCCAAGGGGAAGATAGTACGCATTCTTGATCGAAAGGCTATGATGTCTCTTCTCTCAGAAGATAGAAAAAGGTAG
- a CDS encoding ZIP family metal transporter, which produces MIEWISQFEPVMQAFIATMFTWFVTALGAAMVFFFKTISKKVLDGMLGFAAGVMIAASFWSLLAPSIDMAEQMGMVKWVPPVVGFLLGGIFLRLIDIVLPHLHLNAPMSEVEGVKTSWQKSILLTLAITLHNIPEGLAVGVAFGAVAAGIPSASLAGAVALAIGIGIQNFPEGAAVSVPLRREGLSRRKAFAYGQFSGMVEPIAGVLGAVMVLAMRPILPYALAFAAGAMIFVVVEEAIPESQSSGNTDIATMGAMIGFAVMMTLDVALG; this is translated from the coding sequence ATGATTGAGTGGATTTCACAGTTTGAACCGGTGATGCAGGCTTTTATTGCAACGATGTTTACCTGGTTTGTTACTGCCTTGGGTGCAGCCATGGTTTTCTTTTTCAAAACCATCAGTAAGAAAGTGCTGGACGGGATGCTTGGGTTCGCAGCGGGAGTAATGATTGCCGCCAGTTTCTGGTCCCTTCTGGCTCCCTCCATCGATATGGCGGAACAGATGGGAATGGTCAAATGGGTCCCTCCGGTTGTAGGATTTCTCCTGGGTGGTATATTCCTGAGGCTGATTGACATTGTTTTACCCCATCTGCATCTGAACGCTCCCATGAGTGAAGTCGAAGGTGTTAAAACCAGCTGGCAGAAGAGTATACTTCTGACCCTGGCAATCACTCTGCATAATATTCCCGAGGGACTGGCTGTGGGTGTGGCATTCGGTGCAGTTGCAGCAGGGATACCCTCGGCCTCTTTGGCTGGGGCTGTTGCATTGGCTATAGGTATTGGAATCCAGAATTTCCCTGAAGGAGCTGCAGTATCAGTACCATTGAGACGGGAAGGACTGAGTAGAAGAAAAGCTTTTGCTTATGGTCAGTTTTCCGGAATGGTAGAGCCCATCGCAGGAGTTCTGGGAGCAGTGATGGTACTCGCTATGAGACCCATTCTGCCTTATGCCCTGGCCTTTGCCGCCGGAGCCATGATCTTTGTTGTTGTAGAAGAGGCAATTCCCGAATCTCAAAGTTCCGGGAATACAGATATTGCCACCATGGGTGCCATGATCGGCTTTGCTGTCATGATGACCCTGGATGTCGCCCTGGGCTGA
- a CDS encoding peptidylprolyl isomerase, with protein MSEVQNSITADFNLKREDGSLIDSSEHSGALNYIEGLGMIIPGIEKALKGMDEGTKFDVSLDPEDMYGLKDDTKVMEVSAKDFQGSAEELEVGTIIEAHTQQGNQLMTVQSIEGDKIILDANHPLSGIKMQFSGTLSSVRPATEEEIKKLTSGGCGCGGHGEGEGCGSHDEGEGCGCGGHEEGEGCGCASGSKEEGHSHEGCGCGNH; from the coding sequence ATGAGTGAAGTACAGAACAGCATTACTGCTGATTTTAACCTGAAAAGAGAAGATGGTTCTCTGATAGACAGCTCTGAACATAGTGGAGCATTAAACTATATTGAAGGTCTTGGAATGATTATTCCCGGCATTGAAAAAGCACTGAAAGGTATGGACGAAGGTACAAAGTTTGATGTAAGCCTCGATCCTGAAGATATGTACGGTTTAAAAGATGATACCAAAGTAATGGAGGTTTCTGCAAAGGACTTTCAAGGTTCCGCTGAAGAACTTGAAGTCGGTACCATTATTGAAGCCCATACTCAGCAGGGCAATCAACTGATGACTGTTCAATCTATTGAAGGTGATAAAATCATTCTTGATGCAAATCATCCTCTCTCAGGTATCAAAATGCAGTTTTCAGGAACTCTCAGTTCTGTTCGTCCCGCCACTGAAGAAGAGATTAAGAAACTCACCAGCGGCGGCTGCGGATGCGGTGGGCATGGAGAGGGTGAAGGCTGCGGAAGCCATGATGAAGGCGAAGGTTGCGGATGCGGTGGTCACGAAGAAGGTGAAGGCTGCGGATGTGCAAGTGGAAGCAAAGAAGAAGGCCACAGCCATGAAGGCTGCGGCTGCGGCAATCACTAA
- a CDS encoding histidinol-phosphatase — translation MKTNYHTHCNFCDGIADPETVVKIALEKGFDVLGFSSHSPLEGEEWPLAHDEVHTYIQTIRGLQKKYEDQILILAGMERDFIVSESPWQEKRWEKETLDFVIGSIHMVFSKKLNRLMSVDGPQDQILELIDKGYDGNARGMVEDYYDNLAMMVKRETFDFVGHIDVVKKRNKVIGFLDESDPWYMKKVKTVLEVIHSKSVPIEINTGGIFRGATDELYPSQPILRECFKKGIPIVISSDSHDPQHLDSGFDLAVERAGDAGYKKQMILDRNGWRSIAL, via the coding sequence ATGAAAACCAACTACCATACTCATTGCAATTTCTGTGATGGAATTGCCGATCCTGAAACTGTCGTTAAAATTGCACTTGAAAAAGGATTTGATGTCCTGGGATTTTCATCTCACTCTCCTCTGGAGGGAGAAGAGTGGCCCCTGGCTCATGATGAAGTACATACTTATATACAGACCATAAGAGGGCTGCAGAAGAAATATGAAGATCAGATACTCATATTGGCAGGGATGGAGCGTGACTTTATTGTTTCCGAATCTCCCTGGCAGGAAAAGCGCTGGGAAAAGGAAACACTGGATTTTGTAATCGGTTCAATTCATATGGTTTTCTCCAAAAAACTGAACCGCCTTATGTCCGTAGACGGCCCTCAGGATCAGATCCTGGAACTGATAGATAAAGGTTATGACGGAAATGCCAGGGGCATGGTGGAAGACTATTATGATAATCTTGCCATGATGGTTAAAAGAGAGACTTTTGACTTTGTGGGACATATCGATGTTGTTAAAAAGAGAAACAAAGTAATCGGATTTCTTGATGAGTCAGATCCCTGGTATATGAAAAAGGTAAAAACTGTCCTGGAGGTCATTCACAGTAAATCTGTGCCCATAGAGATTAATACGGGGGGGATTTTCAGGGGGGCGACGGATGAGCTTTATCCCTCACAGCCTATCTTAAGAGAATGTTTCAAAAAAGGCATTCCCATTGTGATAAGCAGTGATTCCCATGATCCCCAGCATCTGGACAGTGGTTTTGATCTTGCCGTGGAAAGAGCCGGGGATGCGGGTTATAAAAAACAGATGATACTTGATCGAAACGGATGGAGATCCATAGCTCTTTAA
- a CDS encoding carbohydrate porin, protein MKKVLFLFAVLLCAAVLSAEAPDAGFSYSGYARGGIAGNARGEALGTANPFTANGAYSQARFANESNYSEHLFRFTGLGDAMWWQINTRIALDIPGFPKGWNNISDLEYGIILPEAYIRMGWNEKPVSVWVGNRYHDSIGINMYDYYINDMSGAYGGGVDGIALGSSTLDTGYFMAYGGSDNAAAVSPAIEREGTIHSLMVRPHFSLGDNRLSFKVVPSFATGSDDARYGGIFEADFEMSSFFGLAEGSTQFFGYYDLGTGVNNSEYCYYETDAYRTGGGFQGGAEFSDKISMRTTVMIESRGNQDSASDGIWTAFAIRPYYGFTNMFGITFEYDLDYFIYDDTSNDESMLNRFTLAPTLTIDSNGTVFSDPVIHAFVTYAIGDMDASVLLEDQDDQGFKYGLSFSVGW, encoded by the coding sequence ATGAAAAAAGTATTATTTCTATTTGCAGTATTATTGTGTGCCGCTGTCTTATCCGCGGAAGCACCGGATGCAGGATTTTCTTATTCGGGCTATGCCCGAGGCGGAATCGCCGGCAACGCCCGGGGAGAAGCTCTGGGAACAGCTAACCCTTTTACCGCAAATGGAGCCTACAGTCAGGCCCGTTTTGCCAATGAGTCAAATTACAGTGAGCACCTTTTCAGGTTCACAGGTCTCGGTGATGCCATGTGGTGGCAGATCAATACCAGAATAGCTCTGGATATTCCGGGATTCCCCAAGGGATGGAATAATATCAGCGACCTTGAATATGGAATTATTCTTCCTGAAGCCTATATCAGAATGGGCTGGAATGAAAAACCGGTCTCTGTCTGGGTTGGTAACCGATATCATGATTCAATCGGGATCAATATGTACGATTATTATATTAATGATATGTCCGGTGCCTATGGTGGTGGAGTAGACGGTATTGCTCTGGGTAGTTCAACTCTGGATACTGGTTATTTTATGGCCTACGGCGGTTCTGATAATGCCGCTGCCGTGTCCCCTGCCATAGAACGTGAAGGAACTATTCACTCCCTGATGGTGAGACCCCATTTTTCATTGGGTGATAACAGGCTCTCTTTTAAAGTTGTTCCCTCATTTGCTACAGGATCGGATGATGCCAGATATGGAGGCATATTTGAAGCCGATTTTGAAATGAGCAGCTTTTTCGGATTAGCAGAAGGTTCGACTCAATTTTTTGGATACTATGATCTGGGTACGGGTGTAAACAACAGCGAATACTGTTATTACGAAACAGATGCCTATAGAACTGGTGGAGGTTTTCAGGGTGGAGCCGAGTTCAGTGATAAAATCAGCATGAGAACTACTGTGATGATTGAGTCGAGAGGAAACCAGGATTCTGCTTCAGACGGAATCTGGACCGCTTTTGCAATCAGGCCCTACTATGGCTTTACTAATATGTTCGGTATCACATTTGAATATGATCTGGATTACTTCATTTATGATGACACCAGCAATGACGAGAGTATGCTGAACCGTTTTACACTGGCTCCGACCCTTACAATTGACAGTAATGGTACCGTATTCAGCGATCCTGTTATTCATGCCTTTGTCACATATGCCATCGGCGATATGGATGCTTCTGTTCTTCTGGAAGATCAGGATGATCAGGGCTTTAAATACGGGCTCAGTTTTTCTGTAGGCTGGTAA
- the ilvD gene encoding dihydroxy-acid dehydratase, whose amino-acid sequence MAGKWRSSETKDGRRMAGARSLWRANGMTEEQMDKPVIAVVNSFTQFVPGHVHLHEIGQKVKGYIEEQGCFAAEFNTIAIDDGIAMGHDGMLYSLPSREVIADSVEYMCNAHKADAMICISNCDKITPGMLMAAMRLNIPAVFVSGGPMEAGRTDDGRGLDLVDAMVMGADKSVSDETVAMVEQNACPTCGSCSGMFTANSMNCLVEALGLGLPGNGTILATHINRMGLFKKAADIIVKNTYAYYQDGDKSVLPRSIATMDAFKNAMSLDIAMGGSTNTVLHILAIARTAGVVFTMDDINALSRKVPCLSKVSPNSPKYHIEDVHRAGGIIGILGELDRMNLLQTETYHVAGGRLKDVLGSWDIMSADCSEEVQKFYSSAPGRKKCLVMGGQENYYKELDKDRAHGCIRNGENCYTKDGGLGVLKGNIALDGCIVKTAGVDPSIFKFTGPARVFFSQDAACDAILDEEIKAGDVVVIRYEGPKGGPGMQEMLYPTSYLKSMHLGKECALITDGRFSGGTSGLSIGHVSPEAAAGGAIALIQNGDQIEIDIPMRKINVLVSDEELTSRRAAEEARGKTAFTPEGRGRVVSQALKAYALLASSADMGAIRVLPGEEL is encoded by the coding sequence ATGGCTGGTAAATGGAGAAGTTCAGAAACAAAAGACGGACGCCGTATGGCGGGAGCCAGAAGCCTCTGGCGTGCAAATGGAATGACAGAAGAACAGATGGACAAACCCGTCATTGCAGTTGTCAATTCATTCACTCAATTTGTTCCCGGCCATGTCCATCTCCATGAGATTGGACAGAAAGTTAAGGGTTATATAGAAGAGCAGGGCTGTTTCGCCGCTGAGTTCAATACAATAGCCATAGATGACGGTATTGCCATGGGTCATGATGGAATGCTCTATTCCCTTCCCTCACGTGAAGTCATTGCCGACAGTGTCGAATATATGTGTAATGCTCACAAAGCGGATGCCATGATCTGTATATCCAACTGTGACAAGATTACCCCGGGAATGCTTATGGCTGCCATGCGGCTTAATATTCCCGCCGTATTTGTATCGGGTGGTCCCATGGAAGCAGGACGTACGGATGACGGAAGAGGACTGGATCTGGTGGATGCGATGGTTATGGGTGCAGATAAGTCTGTATCTGATGAGACTGTTGCCATGGTGGAACAGAACGCCTGTCCTACATGCGGTTCCTGTTCAGGAATGTTCACGGCCAACTCCATGAACTGTCTGGTGGAAGCTCTTGGATTGGGACTTCCCGGAAACGGAACCATACTGGCGACTCACATAAACCGAATGGGCCTGTTTAAAAAAGCAGCTGATATCATTGTAAAAAATACATACGCCTATTATCAGGATGGAGATAAATCCGTTCTTCCCCGCTCCATAGCGACAATGGATGCCTTTAAAAATGCCATGAGTCTTGATATTGCCATGGGTGGCTCCACAAATACGGTTCTTCATATTCTGGCCATAGCCCGTACTGCAGGTGTAGTCTTCACAATGGATGATATCAATGCACTATCCAGAAAAGTACCCTGCCTAAGTAAAGTATCACCCAACTCTCCTAAATATCATATTGAAGATGTACACAGAGCCGGAGGGATTATCGGGATACTGGGGGAACTGGACCGCATGAATCTTCTACAGACTGAAACATACCATGTTGCCGGAGGCAGACTTAAAGATGTTCTCGGCTCCTGGGATATAATGTCTGCTGACTGTTCTGAAGAAGTACAGAAATTCTATTCTTCCGCACCGGGACGCAAAAAATGTCTGGTCATGGGAGGACAGGAAAATTATTATAAAGAACTGGATAAAGACAGAGCCCATGGATGCATCAGAAATGGAGAGAACTGCTACACCAAAGACGGCGGTCTGGGTGTACTGAAGGGAAATATTGCCCTTGACGGCTGTATAGTAAAAACAGCTGGAGTAGACCCCTCCATTTTCAAGTTTACAGGTCCTGCAAGAGTCTTTTTCTCACAGGATGCGGCCTGTGATGCCATTCTTGATGAAGAGATCAAAGCCGGAGACGTGGTTGTCATCCGTTATGAAGGTCCCAAGGGCGGACCCGGAATGCAGGAGATGCTTTATCCCACCTCTTATCTGAAATCAATGCACCTCGGCAAGGAATGTGCCCTGATCACAGACGGACGTTTTTCCGGAGGAACTTCCGGGCTTTCCATCGGTCACGTTTCACCCGAGGCAGCTGCCGGCGGTGCCATTGCCCTGATTCAGAACGGTGATCAGATTGAGATTGATATTCCCATGAGAAAAATAAATGTTCTTGTTTCCGATGAGGAACTTACTTCCCGCAGAGCGGCCGAAGAGGCCAGAGGCAAAACTGCATTTACCCCCGAGGGCAGAGGCAGAGTTGTCAGTCAGGCACTGAAAGCCTACGCTCTTCTGGCTTCTTCAGCCGATATGGGTGCGATCAGGGTTCTGCCCGGAGAAGAACTCTAG
- a CDS encoding metallophosphoesterase produces MLKIAHITDSHISEEGKMLGKIDTRQKLRDVLDEISKADYDIIIHTGDICYPGGDASVYKWVKEKLDNMEIPYYLTPGNHDNPSQMQEVFNLINLPPRVILTGVIAAKGESLMFLDSSSERLPLKQSTWLSREIGIQDDDLFLFMHHPPCHCGVKIMDEKYPYKTPDFFQKTIKETGRKLTMFSGHYHIEKTVKPENTKITVYITPPTLGSLDPEADEYIISDLRSGWREIQIEKQKLITTECHYLN; encoded by the coding sequence ATGCTTAAAATTGCACATATAACTGACAGCCATATTTCCGAGGAAGGAAAAATGCTGGGAAAAATAGATACCAGACAAAAATTGAGGGATGTTCTGGATGAAATATCAAAGGCTGATTATGATATTATTATCCATACCGGTGATATCTGTTACCCCGGAGGCGATGCGTCTGTATACAAATGGGTCAAAGAGAAACTTGATAATATGGAGATTCCCTATTATCTTACTCCGGGGAATCATGATAATCCATCACAGATGCAGGAGGTTTTTAATCTGATAAACCTGCCGCCGAGAGTCATTCTCACCGGTGTTATTGCAGCAAAGGGAGAGAGTCTGATGTTCCTGGACAGCTCTTCCGAAAGACTTCCACTGAAACAGTCCACATGGCTCTCAAGAGAAATAGGTATTCAGGATGATGATCTTTTTCTCTTTATGCACCACCCTCCCTGTCATTGCGGAGTAAAAATTATGGATGAGAAATATCCTTACAAAACCCCTGATTTTTTCCAGAAGACCATAAAAGAGACAGGCCGTAAGCTGACCATGTTTTCAGGTCATTATCATATAGAAAAAACTGTTAAACCTGAAAATACAAAAATAACTGTATATATAACTCCCCCGACTCTCGGGTCTCTTGATCCCGAGGCTGATGAATACATTATTTCCGATCTCCGTTCCGGGTGGAGAGAAATCCAGATAGAAAAGCAGAAATTGATCACTACAGAGTGCCATTACCTGAATTGA